From a region of the Vanrija pseudolonga chromosome 2, complete sequence genome:
- the ROT1 gene encoding Protein ROT1, which translates to MRFTLTATALLASLFSANAQNFNNNVTGIEGTWSTGSGAVSTGGQICIPGTLETTTFTYPNNTGISYAFTEDGFFEEVRYRYNANATNPQCITGFISWQHGTYTFNGDGLTLTPFQSDGRIQVQDPCAAVTNQITYYNNVMQMKNWAIIVDPLTARYTLNLNQFDGAPLPPMYLIAKPPNMLPTHTLTGTNSSGQTSTRRRRSVTSLLKQLVKGESE; encoded by the exons ATGCGCTTCACGCTCACCGCTACTGCCTTGTTGGCATCGCTGTTCTCGGCCAACGCCCAGAACTTCAACAACAACGTGACGGGCATTGAGGGAACATGGAGCACTGGTAGCGGAGCAGTGTCTACTGGCGGA CAAATCTGCATCCCCGGCACACTCGAGACGACGACCTTTACCTACCCAAACAACACGGGCATTTCGTACGCCTT CACGGAGGATGGTTTCTTCGAGGAGGTCCGCTACCGCTACAACGCCAACGCGACCAACCCCCAGTGCATCACGGGATTCATCAGCTGGCAGCACGGCACCTACACCTTCAACGGCGACGGACTGACCTTGACACCGTTCCAGTCTGACGGTCGTATCCAGGTGCAGGACCCCTGTGCCGCTGTCACCAACCAGATCACCTACTACAACAACGTG ATGCAGATGAAGAACTGGGCCATCATTGTCGACCCCTTGACGGCGCGCTACACGCTCAACCTCAACCAGTTCGACGGCGCCCCCCTTCCCCCAATGTACCTCATTGCCAAGCCCCCGAACATGCTGCCAACGCACACGCTCACCGGCACCAACTCGTCTGGCCAgacctcgacaaggaggCGTCGCTCGGTCACTTCGCTCCTCAAGCAACTTGTCAAGGGCGAGTCAGAGTAG